One Phoenix dactylifera cultivar Barhee BC4 chromosome 14, palm_55x_up_171113_PBpolish2nd_filt_p, whole genome shotgun sequence DNA window includes the following coding sequences:
- the LOC103706519 gene encoding putative pentatricopeptide repeat-containing protein At5g52630, whose translation MASLPSLAINATLHKLDPDPRKLSLTSLPIEKSLAYQRSPPTPESSSEILAYERSPLRQENSSDVFPQPLDVQEALDILREGTRVESALYVPLLRQCIDNRLLPDAEILHAHIIKTGTHEDVFVSTSLVHVYMKCGAPGNARKIFDKLPRRNIVTWTALITGYVHNSQPDCAVEVFIQLLESGVYPTNYTLGAVLSACCALYSIELGEQVHGYMIKYGIESNTSMGNSLCSLYSKCGSLESAVKAFQRIPDKNVISWTSVISACGDQGDTELGLRLFVEMLSEHVEPNEYTLTSALSLCCVAQDLSLGKQVHSFCVKFGCELNIPVKNAIMYLYLKCGEINEARRLFDEMETVNLITWNAMIAGHAQMMNSAKDDVTAYRSGTEALIMFLKLNRSGMKPDLFSFSSILSVCSGLVALEQGEQIHAQTIKSGFLSDVVVTSALVNMYNKCGCIEKATKAFVEMSRRTMISWTSMITGYSQHGRSREAIQLFEDMRLAGVRPNQVTFVGVLSACSHGGMVDEAEYYFSMMKNEYGIKPVMDHYACMVDLFVRLGRLEDAFAFVKGMDFEPNEIIWSILVAGCRSHGNMELGFYAAERLLELKPRGTETYVLLLNMYISAERWQDVSRVRKLMKDEKIGNMRDRSWIGIKDKIYFFRADDRTHAQSAEMYELLESLLEKAKGLGYVPYKSVEISDDEDEEKKFGSTTHHSERLAIAFGLINMTEDASIRVVKNITMCRDCHSSVKFFSLLTKREIIVRDSKRLHKFIDGQCSCGDFGALL comes from the exons ATGGCCTCTCTACCTTCTCTTGCTATCAATGCCACCCTCCACAAGCTCGACCCCGACCCCAGAAAACTCTCCCTTACCTCTCTTCCCATCGAAAAG AGCCTTGCCTACCAGCGAAGCCCGCCAACCCCAGAGAGCAGCTCAGAG ATCCTTGCCTACGAGAGAAGCCCACTGAGGCAGGAGAACAGCTCGGATGTATTTCCACAGCCTCTTGATGTCCAGGAAGCACTCGACATCCTAAGAGAGGGCACCCGAGTGGAGTCAGCCCTTTATGTCCCACTTCTCCGACAATGCATCGATAACAGGTTGCTCCCTGATGCTGAGATCCTTCATGCTCACATTATCAAGACTGGAACTCATGAAGATGTCTTTGTATCGACATCACTTGTCCATGTTTACATGAAATGTGGTGCTCCAGGCAATGCACGTAAGATTTTTGATAAATTGCCCCGTAGGAATATTGTCACTTGGACAGCGTTGATCACTGGCTATGTTCACAATTCTCAGCCGGACTGTGCGGTTGAAGTGTTTATTCAGCTATTGGAATCTGGGGTCTACCCGACCAATTATACGTTAGGGGCCGTTCTCAGTGCATGTTGTGCTCTGTATTCTATTGAGCTTGGTGAGCAAGTTCATGGGTACATGATCAAGTATGGAATTGAGTCGAATACGAGCATGGGGAACTCTCTCTGCAGCTTGTACTCCAAATGTGGGAGCTTGGAGTCTGCAGTGAAGGCCTTTCAAAGAATTCCGGATAAGAATGTGATCTCATGGACATCGGTCATATCAGCTTGTGGTGATCAAGGGGATACTGAGCTGGGTTTGAGGCTGTTTGTCGAGATGCTTTCAGAACATGTTGAACCGAACGAGTATACATTGACAAGTGCTCTAAGCTTGTGTTGTGTGGCACAAGATCTTAGTCTTGGAAAGCAAGTCCACTCCTTCTGCGTCAAATTTGGATGTGAGTTAAATATTCCTGTGAAGAACGCAATCATGTACTTGTATCTAAAATGTGGGGAGATCAATGAGGCAAGGAGATTGTTCGATGAAATGGAAACTGTTAATCTAATAACATGGAACGCGATGATTGCAGGCCATGCTCAGATGATGAATTCAGCAAAGGATGATGTCACAGCTTATCGTAGTGGAACAGAGGCACTTATAATGTTCCTTAAGTTGAATCGATCAGGAATGAAACCAGACCTGTTCAGCTTCTCGAGCATCCTATCCGTTTGCAGTGGTCTTGTAGCCTTGGAGCAGGGTGAGCAGATCCATGCCCAGACTATCAAGTCTGGATTTCTATCTGATGTGGTCGTGACCAGCGCTTTGGTGAACATGTATAACAAGTGTGGATGCATCGAGAAAGCAACAAAAGCTTTTGTGGAGATGTCAAGAAGGACTATGATATCCTGGACTTCCATGATAACAGGCTACTCTCAACATGGTCGGTCTAGGGAAGCAATACAGCTGTTTGAGGACATGAGACTGGCTGGGGTGAGGCCAAACCAAGTTACCTTTGTCGGAGTTCTCTCAGCTTGCAGCCATGGTGGTATGGTCGACGAGGCTGAGTACTATTTCAGCATGATGAAGAATGAGTACGGGATCAAGCCTGTTATGGACCATTATGCATGCATGGTTGATCTGTTTGTGAGGTTGGGGCGGTTGGAGGATGCATTTGCTTTTGTGAAGGGGATGGATTTCGAGCCCAATGAGATCATATGGTCTATTTTAGTTGCAGGATGTCGGAGTCATGGGAATATGGAACTGGGTTTTTATGCTGCTGAGAGGTTGCTAGAACTCAAGCCTAGAGGGACTGAGACCTATGTGTTGTTGTTGAACATGTACATATCAGCAGAGAGATGGCAGGATGTATCAAGGGTGAGAAAGCTCATGAAGGATGAGAAAATTGGAAACATGAGGGATAGAAGTTGGATTGGCATCAAAGATaagatttatttctttagagCTGATGATAGAACCCATGCTCAGAGTGCTGAAATGTATGAATTGCTGGAAAGCTTACTTGAAAAAGCAAAAGGTTTGGGATATGTTCCCTATAAAAGTGTAGAGATATCTGATGacgaggatgaagagaagaaattTGGTTCCACTACACACCATAGTGAAAGATTAGCTATTGCTTTTGGGTTGATAAACATGACAGAAGATGCATCCATTCGAGTTGTTAAAAATATCACTATGTGCAGGGACTGCCATAGCTCTGTGAAGTTCTTCTCATTACTGACAAAAAGAGAAATTATTGTTCGGGATAGCAAGCGGCTTCACAAGTTCATAGATGGACAATGTTCTTGTGGAGATTTTGGTGCCCTTCTATGA